A genomic segment from Arcobacter acticola encodes:
- the rlmN gene encoding 23S rRNA (adenine(2503)-C(2))-methyltransferase RlmN, with the protein MAKEGIPSIYDYTLDELKEKLKPSFRAKQVYNWLYKKYANSYDEMKNIPNELKEDLKANYPIDVMTIIKKEQSIDGSIKYLFKLRDNLTVEAVLLLMKDKKKDEDGNIIRSEKYTVCISSQVGCKVGCSFCLTAKGGFVRNLTVGEYIAQIVNIKRDNDIAENKALNIVYMGMGEPLDNFTNFIKAVSIFSELDGLAISRRRQTVSTSGIASKIEKLGQIDLGIQLAISLHAVDDELRSELIPMNKAYNIASIIDAVKKFPIDTRKKVMFEYLVIKGKNDSVDAAKKLIKLLNGIQAKVNLIYFNPYPGTTYQRPEEQDMLRFKDYLNERGLICTIRESKGIDISAACGQLKEKDANGDS; encoded by the coding sequence ATGGCAAAAGAAGGAATACCATCTATATATGATTACACATTAGATGAATTAAAAGAAAAATTAAAACCATCATTTAGAGCAAAACAAGTTTATAACTGGCTTTATAAAAAATATGCAAACTCTTATGATGAAATGAAAAATATACCAAATGAATTAAAAGAAGATTTGAAAGCAAACTATCCTATTGATGTGATGACTATTATTAAAAAAGAGCAAAGTATAGATGGAAGCATTAAATATCTTTTTAAATTAAGAGATAATCTTACTGTTGAAGCTGTTTTGCTTTTAATGAAAGATAAGAAAAAAGATGAAGATGGAAATATTATAAGAAGTGAAAAATACACTGTTTGTATTTCGTCTCAAGTTGGCTGTAAAGTAGGATGTTCTTTTTGTTTAACTGCAAAAGGTGGCTTTGTAAGAAATCTTACAGTTGGAGAATATATAGCTCAAATTGTAAACATAAAAAGAGATAATGATATAGCTGAAAATAAAGCTTTAAATATTGTTTATATGGGAATGGGAGAGCCTTTAGACAACTTTACTAATTTTATTAAAGCTGTTAGCATTTTCTCTGAATTAGATGGTTTAGCAATAAGTAGAAGAAGACAAACTGTTTCAACATCAGGAATTGCATCAAAAATTGAAAAACTGGGACAAATAGATTTAGGAATTCAACTAGCAATTTCTTTACATGCTGTTGATGATGAGTTAAGAAGTGAATTAATTCCAATGAATAAAGCGTATAATATCGCTTCAATTATTGATGCAGTTAAAAAATTCCCAATAGATACTAGAAAGAAAGTTATGTTTGAATATTTAGTAATCAAAGGTAAAAATGATTCAGTTGATGCTGCAAAAAAATTAATAAAACTTTTAAATGGTATTCAAGCAAAAGTGAATCTAATTTACTTTAATCCATATCCAGGAACAACATATCAACGACCTGAAGAGCAAGATATGTTAAGATTTAAAGATTATTTAAATGAACGTGGATTAATATGTACAATTAGAGAATCAAAAGGAATAGATATTAGTGCTGCTTGTGGGCAGCTAAAGGAGAAAGACGCAAATGGGGATTCTTGA
- the gltX gene encoding glutamate--tRNA ligase, whose protein sequence is MAITRFAPSPTGYLHIGGLRTSLYSYLWARKTGGEFRLRVEDTDTARNNEDAMEAIINAFEWVGLNYDGEVFYQSKRTDVYKIYIDKLLESGKAYKCYMSKDELDALRARQEAAKQSPRYDGTWRPEEGKVLPPIPEGVEPVIRIKAPTIGTIEFDDGVKGYMKFDANQVDDYVIARSNGMPTYNFVVAIDDALMGMTDVIRGDDHLSNTPKQIVIYNALGFEVPKFYHVAMINNPSGKKLSKRDGAMDVMDYKRLGYLPEALLNFLVRLGWSHGDQEIFSMEEMLELFDPTNLNKSASSFNAEKLLWLNSEYIKAVSNDRLIEELKFFDIDLSHHPKRTELLDLSKQRAQTLVEMKKSITDILDVPSFYEESGVKKFVKEDTKAFLEKYINLLEKNKDDLYDVTKVEDITKPFIAENGLKFPQLFQPIRIALTGGTQAPSVYDIIAILGFNEVSSRLETALKRNFQNT, encoded by the coding sequence ATGGCAATTACAAGATTTGCACCAAGTCCAACTGGTTACCTTCATATAGGAGGTTTAAGAACATCTTTATATAGTTATTTATGGGCAAGAAAAACAGGTGGTGAATTCAGACTAAGAGTTGAAGATACAGACACAGCTAGAAATAATGAAGATGCGATGGAAGCTATTATTAATGCTTTTGAATGGGTTGGATTAAATTATGATGGAGAAGTGTTTTATCAATCAAAAAGAACAGATGTTTATAAAATATATATTGATAAATTACTTGAAAGTGGCAAAGCATATAAATGTTATATGAGTAAAGATGAATTAGATGCTTTAAGAGCAAGACAAGAAGCTGCAAAACAAAGTCCAAGATATGATGGAACTTGGAGACCTGAAGAGGGTAAAGTATTACCACCAATTCCAGAAGGAGTTGAACCAGTTATTAGAATCAAAGCACCAACAATAGGAACTATTGAGTTTGATGATGGAGTAAAAGGTTATATGAAATTTGATGCTAATCAAGTAGATGATTATGTAATTGCTAGATCTAATGGAATGCCAACGTATAACTTTGTTGTTGCTATTGATGATGCATTAATGGGAATGACTGATGTAATAAGAGGAGATGACCATTTATCAAATACGCCAAAACAAATTGTAATATATAATGCTTTAGGATTTGAAGTTCCTAAATTCTACCATGTTGCAATGATTAATAATCCATCGGGTAAAAAATTATCTAAAAGAGATGGTGCAATGGATGTTATGGATTATAAAAGATTAGGTTATTTACCAGAAGCATTATTGAATTTTTTAGTAAGACTCGGTTGGTCACATGGAGATCAAGAGATATTTTCAATGGAAGAGATGTTAGAATTATTTGATCCAACAAACTTAAATAAATCAGCTTCTTCATTTAATGCAGAAAAACTTTTATGGTTAAATTCTGAATATATTAAAGCTGTATCAAATGATAGATTAATTGAAGAATTAAAATTCTTTGATATTGATTTATCTCATCATCCAAAAAGAACAGAACTTTTGGATTTATCAAAACAAAGAGCACAAACATTAGTAGAAATGAAAAAATCAATTACAGATATTTTAGATGTACCTAGTTTTTATGAAGAAAGTGGAGTTAAAAAATTTGTAAAAGAGGATACAAAAGCATTTTTAGAAAAATATATCAATCTATTAGAAAAAAATAAAGATGATCTATATGATGTTACAAAAGTAGAAGATATTACAAAACCATTTATTGCTGAAAATGGCTTGAAATTCCCTCAATTATTTCAACCAATTAGAATAGCATTAACAGGTGGAACACAAGCACCATCTGTATATGATATCATTGCTATATTGGGCTTTAATGAGGTTTCTTCAAGATTAGAAACTGCCTTAAAAAGAAATTTTCAAAATACTTGA
- a CDS encoding RNA recognition motif domain-containing protein: MNIYVGNLSYRMNDKELEEVFSKFGAVKSAKVIMDRETGKSKGFGFIEMEDASAGTKAIEALNGNDCEGRTLRVNEAKPREERPRRQF, encoded by the coding sequence ATGAACATTTACGTAGGTAATTTATCATACAGAATGAATGATAAAGAGTTAGAAGAAGTTTTCTCAAAGTTTGGTGCAGTAAAAAGTGCAAAAGTTATCATGGATAGAGAGACAGGAAAATCAAAAGGTTTTGGTTTCATTGAAATGGAAGATGCATCAGCTGGGACTAAAGCAATTGAAGCTTTAAATGGTAATGACTGCGAAGGTAGAACTTTAAGAGTTAATGAAGCAAAACCTAGAGAAGAAAGACCAAGAAGACAATTCTAA
- a CDS encoding response regulator transcription factor, producing MKILLLEDDLILNEIIQEHLLGKNHNVTSVFSGDEAQEIIYTKTFDLMLLDVNVPNINGFELLKDLRDSGIKTPAIFLTSAHMLEDVEKGFKSGCDDYIKKPFELRELDLRIENIKRLHNISPSNNIEVTNNIFLNKDSLTISNNGNSIHIAQKESEVLEYLIKNRNKSVSIEELSINVWAYEEAPMASTIRTYIKNLRKILGEDSIINIRGVGYRFNG from the coding sequence ATGAAAATATTACTACTTGAAGATGATTTAATTTTAAATGAAATAATACAAGAACACTTATTGGGGAAAAATCATAATGTAACTTCTGTTTTTTCAGGGGATGAAGCACAAGAGATAATCTACACTAAAACCTTTGATTTAATGCTTTTAGATGTAAATGTACCTAATATAAATGGCTTTGAATTATTGAAAGATTTAAGGGATAGTGGTATAAAAACACCTGCAATTTTTTTAACCTCTGCTCATATGCTAGAAGATGTAGAAAAAGGCTTTAAATCAGGTTGTGATGATTATATAAAAAAACCATTTGAACTGCGAGAATTAGATTTAAGAATAGAAAATATAAAAAGATTACACAATATCTCACCTTCAAATAATATTGAAGTAACTAATAATATATTTCTAAATAAAGATAGTTTAACAATAAGTAATAATGGAAATAGTATTCATATTGCACAAAAAGAGAGTGAGGTATTAGAGTATTTAATAAAAAATAGAAATAAATCAGTTAGTATTGAAGAACTTAGTATAAATGTGTGGGCATATGAAGAAGCACCAATGGCATCTACTATTAGAACTTATATTAAAAATCTTCGTAAAATTTTGGGTGAAGACTCAATTATAAATATAAGAGGAGTTGGTTATAGATTTAACGGCTAG
- a CDS encoding sensor histidine kinase, protein MVIDLTASEKSTFIRFLSLYLGSSFLLMLMVAFFYFQNEKTLYYDLTKSNMQNVVSQISSKIIFAHMTNKEFDKNYLLKTDDYKISFYDENKNKIFGNLEDRIDFTKTLMEHQKHFILIDSSTLGHLGVYYIAIKENLFFEQISKLKMSIVFIFLFIYLIIAIIGFYLAKLFLKPIKDEREKLNNFIKDTTHELNTPISAILMSTESNTLNEKQIERIRISAKRVSELYKDLTYIFLQNSYDKKSIEIVNLKQIIIDQLEYFQPLAVKKKIDIKLKLEDFEYKIDKDDFIRIFNNLISNAIKYNKISGTIEIKLENKSLEISDSGIGIEQNKLKDVFKRYYRATTEQGGFGIGLSIVNQICNNYNIKISVNSQLKKGSTFTLTF, encoded by the coding sequence TTGGTTATAGATTTAACGGCTAGTGAAAAAAGCACTTTTATAAGATTTCTTTCTTTATATTTGGGCTCATCTTTTTTGTTAATGTTAATGGTTGCCTTTTTTTATTTTCAAAATGAAAAAACATTATATTATGATTTAACAAAATCAAATATGCAAAATGTAGTCTCACAAATATCATCAAAAATAATATTTGCGCATATGACAAATAAGGAATTTGATAAAAATTATTTATTAAAAACTGATGATTATAAAATATCTTTTTATGATGAAAATAAAAATAAGATATTCGGAAATTTAGAAGATAGAATTGATTTTACAAAAACATTAATGGAACATCAAAAACATTTCATTTTAATTGATTCTTCCACTTTAGGTCATTTGGGAGTTTATTATATAGCCATTAAAGAGAATCTGTTTTTTGAGCAGATTAGTAAATTAAAAATGAGTATAGTATTTATATTTCTTTTTATTTATTTGATTATTGCAATAATAGGATTTTATTTAGCAAAGCTGTTTTTAAAGCCTATTAAAGATGAAAGAGAAAAACTTAATAACTTTATTAAAGATACGACTCATGAGTTAAATACACCCATTAGTGCTATTTTAATGTCAACAGAATCAAATACTTTAAATGAAAAACAAATAGAGCGAATACGAATAAGCGCAAAAAGAGTATCTGAGTTGTATAAAGATTTAACATATATATTTTTACAAAATAGTTATGATAAGAAATCTATTGAAATAGTAAATTTAAAACAGATAATAATAGATCAACTAGAGTATTTTCAACCCTTAGCAGTAAAAAAGAAAATAGATATAAAATTGAAATTAGAAGATTTTGAATATAAAATAGATAAAGACGATTTTATAAGGATTTTTAATAATCTAATATCTAATGCAATTAAATACAACAAAATATCTGGAACAATAGAGATAAAACTTGAAAATAAAAGCTTAGAAATAAGTGATTCAGGCATTGGAATAGAACAAAATAAATTAAAAGATGTATTTAAAAGATATTATAGAGCAACAACTGAGCAAGGTGGATTTGGGATAGGTCTTAGTATTGTAAATCAAATATGTAATAATTATAATATAAAAATATCAGTAAACTCACAATTAAAAAAAGGAAGTACTTTTACTTTAACTTTTTAA
- a CDS encoding FixH family protein, with translation MKSLFKIFAALLITVGFLNAQALEQSGQKDGYDIKLSSQKSLIVGTNALDIEISKDGAVLTDVKVKMKIFMPEMPGMPYMEYEDKAVLENGVYKVNINFSMSGTWQYHLKFKTKDDAVHTVKGSINL, from the coding sequence ATGAAAAGTTTATTCAAAATATTTGCAGCATTATTAATCACAGTTGGTTTTTTAAATGCCCAAGCTTTGGAGCAAAGTGGACAAAAAGATGGTTATGACATTAAATTAAGTTCTCAAAAAAGTTTAATTGTAGGAACTAATGCTCTTGATATTGAAATTTCTAAAGATGGTGCAGTACTTACTGATGTAAAAGTAAAAATGAAAATCTTTATGCCTGAAATGCCAGGAATGCCTTATATGGAGTATGAAGATAAAGCTGTATTAGAAAACGGAGTTTATAAAGTAAATATTAACTTTAGTATGTCAGGAACATGGCAATATCATTTAAAATTTAAAACAAAAGATGATGCAGTTCATACAGTTAAAGGTAGTATAAATTTATAA
- a CDS encoding TolC family protein, with protein sequence MKKILLCFSLTVCLLSAVTIDELVKNTNENNYDLKSIDKSIEVANHQISLSKKWQNPTLSLGLNDLWLNDLSSRDKEAMQASFIGLSQVIPTGSKLEIKEKIAQKDRNIQILNLEDKKLELESKVYEYVYTILLLEKKYNLLESYEQNIKKLEALFTSLYKYQKVTQNEILNSQISALDIGLQKQNLKNMIDNSYLKLEQITYTKIDKIDENIDIKKINLLTIKQEHPKFKTLEEMANKSKNMADLEAEKKIPDLMLNVAYFQRDSKFNDYVNVSVSFPLPIYDTENTARLQAKMNMNETNDRLEQLKHNFSMQGEILKNSLNSSYTNYNLIEEKIIPIKEKIQKNIETYNSFDKIKPQESIKNLNELISYETKAIDELQKYYEAYSALLYFTNKGIK encoded by the coding sequence ATGAAAAAGATATTACTATGCTTTAGTCTTACTGTTTGCCTATTATCAGCTGTGACAATAGATGAGCTAGTAAAGAATACAAATGAGAATAATTATGATTTAAAAAGTATAGATAAGTCAATTGAAGTGGCAAATCATCAAATCTCACTATCTAAAAAGTGGCAAAATCCTACTTTGTCACTTGGATTAAATGACTTATGGCTTAACGATTTAAGTTCAAGAGATAAAGAGGCTATGCAAGCCTCTTTTATAGGCTTATCACAAGTAATTCCAACAGGTTCAAAATTAGAAATAAAAGAGAAAATTGCCCAAAAAGATAGAAATATACAAATACTAAATCTTGAAGATAAAAAGCTAGAGTTAGAATCGAAAGTTTATGAGTATGTATATACTATTTTACTTTTAGAAAAAAAATATAATCTTTTAGAGTCTTATGAACAAAATATTAAAAAGCTAGAAGCTCTATTTACTTCTTTATATAAATATCAAAAAGTTACTCAAAATGAGATATTAAATTCGCAAATATCGGCTTTAGATATAGGTTTACAAAAACAAAATCTTAAAAATATGATTGATAATTCATACTTAAAATTAGAGCAAATCACATATACTAAGATTGATAAAATTGATGAAAATATTGATATAAAAAAGATAAACTTATTAACTATAAAGCAAGAGCACCCAAAGTTTAAAACCCTTGAGGAAATGGCAAATAAATCAAAAAATATGGCAGATTTAGAGGCTGAAAAAAAGATTCCTGATTTAATGCTAAATGTGGCTTATTTTCAAAGAGATTCAAAGTTTAATGACTATGTAAATGTTAGTGTTAGTTTTCCACTTCCTATATATGATACAGAAAATACAGCTAGACTTCAAGCTAAAATGAATATGAATGAGACAAACGATAGATTAGAACAGTTAAAACATAACTTTTCAATGCAAGGTGAAATATTAAAAAATAGTTTAAATAGTTCATATACAAATTACAATTTAATAGAAGAAAAAATAATACCAATTAAAGAAAAAATACAAAAAAATATAGAGACATACAATAGCTTTGATAAGATTAAACCCCAAGAAAGTATTAAAAACTTAAATGAGTTAATATCTTATGAAACAAAAGCGATAGATGAACTACAAAAATATTATGAAGCTTATTCTGCTTTATTATATTTTACAAATAAAGGCATAAAATGA
- a CDS encoding efflux RND transporter periplasmic adaptor subunit has product MIKSIKIILLSTLLLGSALNAEIIEAKQLFNKKIVKVKKEELAQTKSFYGITKIDESSLFDIVSRFDGYITKLNANKTYMSIKKGEPLYSIYSDDILSIQSELQIANDFNKNIYNSTLKRLDNFAISKSEQQKIKNAKVNENGIVVTSPVNGILLEKKINNSSAVKKGTTLLQLASLDKIWFISSIYQSDLSYVKKGMEAQISIDGLHSSIKSTIDFIYPTFDEKTKTVDVRFILDNTNNELVPSMFGKIDLTVNKSLVLTLPKTAVLKKADSFYVFKPTSDREFEPIKINAKRVSSNKYEILGGLKENDEVINNALFLLDSDAITNALYESDNEDW; this is encoded by the coding sequence ATGATTAAAAGTATAAAGATAATATTACTAAGCACCCTACTTTTAGGATCTGCATTAAACGCTGAAATTATAGAAGCCAAACAACTATTTAATAAGAAAATAGTAAAAGTAAAAAAAGAAGAATTAGCTCAAACAAAAAGTTTTTATGGAATAACAAAAATAGATGAAAGCTCATTGTTTGATATTGTAAGTAGATTTGATGGTTATATTACAAAGTTAAATGCGAATAAAACATATATGTCAATAAAAAAAGGTGAACCCCTATACTCTATTTATTCGGATGATATTTTAAGTATACAAAGTGAACTTCAAATAGCTAATGATTTTAATAAAAATATCTATAATTCAACACTTAAAAGACTAGATAATTTTGCAATTTCAAAATCCGAACAACAAAAAATAAAAAATGCAAAAGTAAATGAAAATGGTATAGTGGTTACCTCACCTGTAAATGGTATCTTACTTGAAAAAAAAATAAATAACTCAAGTGCCGTAAAAAAGGGAACTACCCTACTTCAACTTGCTTCTTTAGATAAAATTTGGTTTATTAGTTCTATTTACCAAAGTGACTTATCTTATGTAAAAAAAGGTATGGAAGCACAAATATCTATTGATGGATTACATTCTAGCATAAAATCAACTATTGATTTTATCTACCCTACTTTTGATGAAAAAACAAAAACAGTTGATGTAAGATTTATACTTGATAATACAAATAATGAATTAGTTCCAAGTATGTTTGGGAAAATTGATTTAACAGTAAATAAATCTCTTGTTTTAACACTACCAAAAACAGCTGTTTTAAAAAAAGCTGATTCTTTTTATGTTTTTAAACCTACTTCAGATAGAGAATTTGAACCTATAAAAATAAATGCAAAAAGAGTATCTTCAAATAAGTATGAAATACTTGGTGGATTAAAAGAAAATGATGAAGTTATAAACAATGCCCTATTCTTGCTTGATTCTGATGCTATTACAAATGCATTATATGAATCTGATAATGAAGATTGGTAG
- a CDS encoding efflux RND transporter permease subunit, which yields MVESIISYSVRNKFLVLFSVIILTFASLWAVKNTSLDALPDLSPPQVIVQVEWKGQSPKTIEEQISYPLISNLMSLPNIDTVRAMSSFSNAMIYIIFKDGTDIYDSRSRILEQLSTLQGTFPEGSTVQIGPDATGVGWAYEYALTSKTKSLDELRTLQDYYYKFALLGVDGVSEIASIGGFVKNYEITLNQDKLVQYDLSIDDVKKALANNNDEKGGRIILENGYEHMIQAKAYLKNVFDIENITVKTFNSIPLKIKDIANVNITSSNRRGMVDLNGQGDTVGGIVVVRFGENPYAVIKAVKAKLETLKVDDVEVIETYDRTSLIDKAIDTLKNTLIEESIIVMIISGLFLFHFRSALIIIITLPITVLITFLMMKAFGMGSNIMSLGGIAIAIGAMVDATIVMVENAHKYLQGKENISNSERIEIIIKSAKQVGRPIFFALILVVVSFLPIFALTGQEGRLFGPLAFTKSFAMISGAILSITIVPILMVFLIRGKIMAEDKNILNKFFIMLYSPLLKISLKLRYLVVVIFIGTIILAYPVYKKQNWEFMPMMNEQVFMYMPVTPYGIGIDLAKELTNKTNIVLKSFPEVDTVFGKAGRAQTATDPAPLAMIETIVTFKPESQWREGMTYKKLMEEMNKKLEVAGLINSWTYPIRGRIDMLLTGIRTPLGIKLYGNNHEQLEKTAGIIEQKLKKFDKTLSVSTDKINSGYYLNIDIKEEMIARYGISKNDVISTISLGVAGGQISTFIDKLERYPITLRFETTQREDLISLENLQVKTKLGFQPLKMFANLEYEEGPSVIKSEKALNVNFIYITPKDGISANQYKEEAKELLKDIKLPSGYYYEWAGQSEYLESALQRLIYIIPLTFVIIFVLIYLALRNLTYTMIIFFTLPFALTGGIFYLEFLNFNISIAVIVGFLALLGVAAETSIVMLVYLHEAMHELNEKKLQIDKSDIFNAIYKGAVLRLRPKLMTLFAILGGLIPIMYIHGVGSEVMQRIAAPMIGGMLSSAFLTLIIIPSIFYILAIRKNGKMQEADLPH from the coding sequence ATGGTAGAAAGTATAATCTCATATAGTGTTAGAAATAAGTTTTTAGTGCTATTTTCAGTAATCATTTTAACTTTTGCATCTTTGTGGGCTGTAAAAAATACAAGTTTAGATGCCTTACCTGATTTATCTCCACCTCAAGTTATAGTTCAAGTTGAATGGAAAGGTCAAAGTCCAAAAACAATTGAAGAGCAAATATCATATCCTTTGATTTCAAATTTAATGTCTTTGCCAAATATTGATACAGTTAGAGCCATGAGTTCATTTTCAAATGCAATGATTTATATTATTTTTAAAGATGGAACTGATATTTATGATTCAAGAAGCAGAATTTTAGAGCAGTTATCAACTCTTCAAGGAACATTTCCAGAAGGTTCAACTGTGCAAATAGGCCCTGATGCCACAGGTGTTGGTTGGGCTTATGAATATGCTTTAACATCAAAAACAAAAAGCTTAGATGAGCTTAGAACTTTACAAGATTATTACTATAAATTTGCTCTTTTAGGGGTTGACGGAGTAAGTGAAATTGCATCAATTGGTGGTTTTGTTAAAAATTATGAAATCACACTAAATCAAGATAAATTAGTTCAATATGATTTAAGTATAGATGATGTTAAAAAAGCATTAGCAAATAATAATGATGAAAAAGGTGGAAGAATTATCTTAGAAAATGGCTATGAGCATATGATTCAAGCCAAAGCTTACCTAAAAAATGTTTTTGATATAGAAAACATTACAGTTAAAACTTTTAATTCAATTCCTTTAAAAATAAAAGATATAGCAAATGTAAATATTACATCATCAAATAGAAGAGGAATGGTTGATTTAAACGGACAGGGTGATACTGTTGGAGGGATTGTAGTTGTTAGGTTTGGTGAAAATCCATATGCAGTTATAAAAGCTGTAAAAGCAAAGCTAGAAACTCTAAAAGTTGATGATGTTGAAGTAATTGAAACTTATGATAGAACTTCATTAATTGATAAAGCTATTGATACTTTAAAAAATACATTGATTGAAGAATCAATTATTGTAATGATAATTAGTGGATTATTCTTATTTCACTTTAGAAGTGCATTAATTATAATTATAACCTTGCCAATAACTGTATTAATCACTTTTTTAATGATGAAAGCTTTTGGGATGGGCTCAAATATTATGAGTTTAGGTGGAATTGCAATAGCCATTGGAGCAATGGTTGATGCCACTATTGTAATGGTTGAAAATGCACATAAATATTTGCAAGGAAAAGAAAATATTTCAAATAGTGAAAGAATTGAGATAATTATAAAATCAGCCAAACAAGTTGGGCGACCAATATTTTTTGCTCTTATTTTAGTAGTTGTTTCTTTCTTACCAATATTTGCACTAACTGGACAAGAAGGGCGATTATTTGGTCCATTAGCTTTCACTAAATCATTTGCAATGATTAGTGGGGCAATATTATCAATTACAATAGTTCCTATTTTAATGGTATTTTTAATTCGTGGAAAAATAATGGCTGAAGATAAAAATATATTAAATAAATTTTTCATAATGCTATATTCTCCACTTCTAAAAATTTCATTAAAACTTAGATATTTAGTTGTGGTGATTTTTATTGGAACAATAATTCTTGCATATCCAGTTTATAAAAAACAAAATTGGGAATTTATGCCTATGATGAATGAACAGGTTTTTATGTATATGCCTGTAACTCCTTATGGAATAGGGATTGATTTAGCCAAAGAACTAACAAATAAAACAAATATAGTTTTAAAATCATTTCCAGAAGTTGATACTGTTTTTGGAAAAGCAGGGCGAGCACAAACAGCAACAGATCCCGCGCCATTAGCAATGATAGAAACAATAGTTACATTTAAACCAGAATCACAATGGCGAGAAGGAATGACATATAAAAAACTAATGGAAGAAATGAATAAAAAGTTAGAAGTAGCAGGGCTAATTAATTCTTGGACTTATCCAATTAGAGGAAGAATTGATATGCTTCTAACAGGTATTAGAACACCTTTAGGAATTAAACTATATGGAAATAATCATGAGCAGTTAGAAAAAACAGCAGGAATAATTGAGCAAAAATTAAAAAAATTTGATAAAACACTATCTGTTTCAACTGATAAAATAAATTCAGGTTATTATTTAAATATTGATATAAAAGAGGAGATGATTGCAAGATATGGAATTAGTAAAAATGATGTGATATCAACTATTTCTTTAGGAGTTGCAGGAGGACAAATATCTACATTTATAGATAAATTAGAAAGATATCCAATTACACTTAGATTTGAAACAACTCAAAGAGAGGATTTAATTAGTCTAGAAAATTTACAAGTTAAAACTAAATTAGGTTTTCAGCCTTTAAAAATGTTTGCTAATTTAGAGTATGAAGAGGGACCATCTGTAATAAAATCTGAAAAAGCATTAAATGTAAATTTTATATATATTACCCCAAAAGATGGCATATCTGCTAATCAATATAAAGAAGAAGCAAAAGAGTTGTTAAAAGATATAAAACTACCAAGTGGTTACTACTATGAGTGGGCAGGGCAGAGTGAATATTTAGAATCAGCTTTACAAAGACTTATTTATATTATTCCATTAACTTTTGTGATTATATTTGTTCTTATATATTTAGCTTTAAGAAATTTAACATATACAATGATAATTTTCTTTACATTACCATTTGCTCTAACAGGAGGAATATTTTATTTAGAGTTCTTGAATTTTAATATATCAATTGCTGTTATTGTAGGCTTTTTAGCACTACTTGGAGTTGCTGCTGAAACATCAATAGTAATGTTAGTTTATTTGCATGAAGCAATGCATGAGCTAAATGAAAAAAAATTACAAATAGATAAATCAGATATCTTTAATGCAATTTATAAAGGAGCGGTTTTAAGATTAAGACCAAAACTTATGACCTTATTTGCAATTTTAGGTGGTTTAATTCCAATTATGTATATACATGGGGTTGGAAGTGAAGTAATGCAAAGAATTGCTGCTCCTATGATTGGAGGGATGCTTTCTTCGGCATTTTTAACTTTAATTATCATTCCTTCGATATTTTATATTCTTGCAATTAGAAAAAATGGAAAAATGCAAGAGGCTGATTTGCCTCATTAA